From the genome of Candidatus Omnitrophota bacterium:
CTCTGCCTTTTCAGCTCCTTGTTATGGAACAAAGATGCCACAGGCTAATCAGTATTTTTCAGGATTTCAAACCCACCTTTTACTTGAGCGGGATTTAGAAGCTGAATATGGAAGTTTGCGTTCTGCTCAGAATTTTTTGGGATTTTCCTACGGTTTTTTTGATTGGCTGACTATTGATTTAAAGATTGGAGTCGGCAACCTTAAACAGCATCCGGTTGATAGCGATGAGGTTGACTATAATTCATCTTTTGCCGGTGGCTACGGAGTTCGTTTTAAGCTTTATGATAATCAGAAAAAGAGGCTAGTTTTTGGTTTTCATCATATTAGTGTTCATCCTTACTCTATTGATCTTGATGGCATAGAGAATAGATCTATCTTGGATGATTGGCAGGTATCAATGTTAGCTTCATATAGTTTTTCTAAGGTTACCCCTTATTTGGGTACAAAATGGTCGAGAGTTGATTATATTCACTGGGTAGATGATCAGCGCAAGCGACGTATGTCAGATTTAACTAAAGGTGTTGGTTTAGTTTTAGGTTTGGATATACCTTTGAGCGATCGAACTTGGCTTAACCTTGAAGGCCAGCTTTTCGACGGTAAAGCTTTAGCCAGCAGTTTAAATATTTCTTTTTAATTATCACCCCCCGGATCAATGATCATAAAGAATAAAAAAGAAGATTTACTTACCTATCTAGAAGATACCTCTAATCTCAAAGGTAGTGCTTGTCGGGTTTATCTCCCTAAGGATAAGACCGAGCTTTCAAAATGCATTCTTGAACTTAAGCGCCAAAAGATTCCATTTACTGCTTCAGCTGGTAGAACCGGGACAACCGGCGGATGTACTCCTTTTGGCGGCGCAATCATATCCTTTGAAGGTTTTAGAAAAGATATTGAAGTTGACCTTAAAGATAAAACCGCTAAGCTCAGCGCCGGGGTTTCACTTGATGAGTTAGAAACGCGGATTAATAAGTTAAAGCTAACCCTTCGGGCTTCACCAACTGAACCTTTAGCTTTAGCTGTAGGTACGGTTTCAACTGCTGCTTCCGGAGTAAGAGGTTTTGGTTATCGAGGGATACGCAACTATGTTAAGGAAATTGAACTTTGCCTTGCTGATGGTGAGTTAATTAAAATAAAAAGAGGCCAGATATTGGCTAAAGGTAGAGTTTTTGATTTTGAGCTTAAAAAAAGAAGATTTAAGTTTAAGCTTCCTAGTTATGCAATCCCTAATTGTAAGTCTCAGGCCGGTTATTTTATGAAAGATAATTTAGATTTGATCGACCTTTTTATTGGTTCAGAGGGTACATTAGGCATTATTGTTTCCTGCGTTTTATCTTTGCAGGATATTCCCTATCGGGCTTTTGATGGCCTAATTTTTTTCAGTAAAGAGGAAGATAGCTTAAAATTTGTTAGTGATATCAAAGCCTTAAAACAAAAAAGGACTATAGTCCCGACATCTTTAGAATTTTTTGATGCCAATTCTTTAAAGTTGCTTAAAAAAGAGTATTCTTTTATTCCTGAAGCGGCTGCGGCAGTTTACTTTGAGCAAGAAGTAGAAGTGGTCAGTGATCATGAACGATTAATTGATAAGTGGCAGAACTTAATTGAGCAAAGTAGTGCTTTAGTTGAAGAATCTATTTTTGCTGATACTGCTCAAGAAAGGGAAAAGGTGTTTGCGATAAGGCACAAATTACCTCAGATGATAAATGAATTTTTACGTCAGTCTAAGCAGGTTAAGGTAGCCTCGGATATTGCCGTGCCGGAAAGTAAATTTGACCAGATGTATCAGGATTATCGAAAGATAGCTAAAGAATGCGGGATTGATTATGTTAATTTTGGTCACATCGGTGAGTCGCACCTTCATTTTAACTTTTTGCCTAAGAGTGATACTGAAAGTGAGCAGGCTAAAGAGTATCTTAAAGAGCTTTGTCAGAGGGCAGTAGCTCTTGGTGGTACAGTATCAGCTGAGCATGGAATTGGAAAGATAAAGAAGTCTTATTTAAAGTTAATGTATAGCGCTGAAGATATTAAAGGAATGGCTCGGGTAAAGAAATATTTTGATCCTGATTGTCTTTTGGGTTTAGATAATATATTCGATCGGGAACTACTTAAGGATTTATGAAAAAAGAGTTAGCTGTCGCTGCAGCTTTAATTAAACGCGATAGCAAGTTTTTGCTTTGTCAAAGAAACCCTCACGATTGCTATAGTTTGCTTTGGGAGTTTCCCGGCGGCGCAATCGAGGCTGGTGAAACCAACAAGCAAGCGATAGAGCGGGAGATAGCTGAGGAATTAGGTCTAAAAATAGAGGCTAAGGAATTAGTCAATGAGTTTTTTGATGAAGATCAGGATTTAATAATTAAGATTTTTCTAATTCGTTGTCAAATTAAGAGTGGTAAACCGAAAGCTCTTGATTGTAATGATTTTGGTTTTTTTTCGTTTCCGGAAGCCGAAGGGCTAGCGCTTGCTCCGGCTGATAAGAAGATACTTGCCTATTTGAAAGAGGTTAACTAGATTTAATCTTCCTTTCGTTTTTCGTCAAAATAGTCTAAATCAGTCAAAGGCAATATGACCGAAGTTG
Proteins encoded in this window:
- a CDS encoding NUDIX domain-containing protein, coding for MKKELAVAAALIKRDSKFLLCQRNPHDCYSLLWEFPGGAIEAGETNKQAIEREIAEELGLKIEAKELVNEFFDEDQDLIIKIFLIRCQIKSGKPKALDCNDFGFFSFPEAEGLALAPADKKILAYLKEVN
- a CDS encoding FAD-binding protein, whose translation is MIIKNKKEDLLTYLEDTSNLKGSACRVYLPKDKTELSKCILELKRQKIPFTASAGRTGTTGGCTPFGGAIISFEGFRKDIEVDLKDKTAKLSAGVSLDELETRINKLKLTLRASPTEPLALAVGTVSTAASGVRGFGYRGIRNYVKEIELCLADGELIKIKRGQILAKGRVFDFELKKRRFKFKLPSYAIPNCKSQAGYFMKDNLDLIDLFIGSEGTLGIIVSCVLSLQDIPYRAFDGLIFFSKEEDSLKFVSDIKALKQKRTIVPTSLEFFDANSLKLLKKEYSFIPEAAAAVYFEQEVEVVSDHERLIDKWQNLIEQSSALVEESIFADTAQEREKVFAIRHKLPQMINEFLRQSKQVKVASDIAVPESKFDQMYQDYRKIAKECGIDYVNFGHIGESHLHFNFLPKSDTESEQAKEYLKELCQRAVALGGTVSAEHGIGKIKKSYLKLMYSAEDIKGMARVKKYFDPDCLLGLDNIFDRELLKDL